The following proteins are co-located in the Urocitellus parryii isolate mUroPar1 chromosome 15, mUroPar1.hap1, whole genome shotgun sequence genome:
- the Znf575 gene encoding zinc finger protein 575 translates to MLERGAKSKAEGTNPSPTGKEPVTKGVESDPASPHQAPPQKPSQSAPGPSKSGGTPSRARRRPPPQRPHRCPDCDKAFSYPSKLATHRLAHGGTRPHPCPDCPKAFSYPSKLAAHRLTHSGARPHPCPHCPKAFGHRSKLAAHLWTHAPTRPYPCPDCSKSFCYPSKLAAHRHTHHANDARPYPCPHCPKAFSFPSKLAAHRLCHDPPTAPGSPATGQHRCSNCGQAFGQRRLLLIHQRSHHQAEGQGERD, encoded by the exons ATGCTGGAGCGAGGCGCGAAGTCCAAGGCTGAGGGCACAAATCCTAGTCCTACTGGCAAGGAGCCCGTGACCAAAGGAGTTGAGAGCGACCCTGCCT CTCCCCACCAGGCCCCGCCGCAGAAGCCCAGCCAGTCTGCTCCAGGGCCCTCCAAGTCTGGGGGCACGCCTTCCCGGGCCCGCCGGCGGCCCCCACCCCAGCGCCCGCACCGCTGCCCTGACTGTGACAAGGCCTTCTCCTACCCGTCCAAGCTTGCCACACACCGGTTAGCCCACGGCGGCACCCGACCCCACCCGTGCCCCGACTGCCCCAAGGCCTTCTCCTACCCCTCTAAGCTGGCAGCCCACCGCCTCACCCACAGTGGTGCCCGCCCGCACCCCTGCCCGCACTGCCCAAAGGCCTTTGGCCACCGCTCCAAGCTGGCAGCCCACCTCTGGACCCACGCTCCCACCCGTCCCTACCCGTGCCCTGATTGCTCCAAGTCCTTCTGCTACCCCTCCAAACTGGCAGCCCACCGCCACACACACCATGCCAATGACGCCCGCCCCTATCCTTGCCCACACTGCCCCAAGGCCTTCTCATTTCCCTCCAAGCTGGCTGCCCATCGCCTATGTCACGACCCCCCCACCGCACCAGGCAGCCCAGCCACTGGTCAACACCGATGCTCCAACTGTGGCCAGGCCTTTGGCCAGAGACGCCTCCTGCTCATTCATCAACGCAGCCACCACCAGGCAGAGGGCCAGGGGGAGAGAGACTGA